The sequence below is a genomic window from Coffea arabica cultivar ET-39 chromosome 4c, Coffea Arabica ET-39 HiFi, whole genome shotgun sequence.
TGAGAATATTGTGTCAGAAAATGAAGGTCTTTTGCTCCCGGAGGATGCATGCTCAACTCTTTCACTAGATCCTTATTTCGTCTGTTGTTCATTTAGAAATATCCTTATCAGACTCAGTTCTGTAGTTTCTACAATCTAAGTTATAAAGTTACCCATTTTACTTACTGGTATAGTGACGATGATTTATACTTTTCAGCAAAATCAATTCCAAGTCTAACTTCAGTTGCAACTGAGCTTACTTCTAGCATCCACGTTGCTGGGTTGTACTTCTCTTTAATTTTTGGGACTCCGGGAATTGCCTGCATTATTTGGAGGACCAGTTATTTTTGTCCTTTCAAGTAGAAGTTCACAAGAAGTTTGAAAATATTAAGTACCTCGAAGTATTCCACGATTTTTTGCGAATGCCGCCCTAGAGGGCCGGCATAAATGACTTGCCCTCCTCTTTTCATCAAAAGAAGCTGTAGCACAAAATAAAGCTATACATTAGCGAGAGAGCAGGATGTTGAATACAGTTCATAAATGAATGAAACATAGTTAAGTCTTATAGAGCCTACCTCGTCAAATGCTTCAAAAATATCAATGCTAGGCTGATGAATTGTGCAAACAACTGTTCTCCCTGTATCCACTGTGTTTCTCACAGTCCTCATAACAATAGCTGCTGCTCTTGCATCAAGGCCTGAAGTTGGTTCATCCATAAATATGATCGAGGGGTTGGCAACTAGTTCAACTGCTATGGTCAATCTCTTTCTCTGCTCTGTTGACAAACCACTTATTCCAGGAAGTCCCACAATAGCATCCTTTAGGTTGTCTAGTTCAACCAGGTCCATCACTTCATTGACAAAAATCTGTAGAAAGTACAATTAAAGCGTAAGATGTTAAGTATATTATCTTCAAGCTTGATTGATAATACTGCTTGATTGATAATACTGCTTCTGACCATCTTTTGCTCCTTGCTGACTTCTTCAGGGAGACGAAGGAAAGCTGAATAAATCAATGATTCACGGACAGTTACTTGAGGTGAGTGGATATCGGTTTGTTCACAGTACCCTGCAACTCTAGCAAACGTTTCTTGTTTCTTTGGGAATCCAGATATTCTTATGTCACCTTCGATGTAACCACCTGTTTTGCGTCCAGCCAGAACATCCATTAGGGTAGTCTTTCCTGCTCCACTGACCCCCATTAATGCAGTTAAGACTCCTGGTCTAAATGCACCAGTTACACTACGAAGTAATTGGAGCTTGTCCTCTGTGATTCCTTGGTCTCTCATTTCCTGTTAAAGTGGAAATAAGTTTGTTGTTGACAAAGTAATTTAGCATGGAAAACTGCTTCAAGTTAAGCCTATTGCATGGTTTTTAAAGAGTTATATAAGGATTTCGATCCTTACAGGAGGCATGTCCACAAAATAATTGACGTTGTCGAATGACATGGCAAGTGGGGTGAATGGAAGAACCATTCCTCTCTTGGGAGCAACACCACTTGCTGCCTCAAGACTTGTATCTTCTTTTCTACTGCTCAAATTTCTACTTGGTTGGGTGTGCACGGGCAGGACAGCCATTTCTCCTGAAAGCGTTACATAAAGGTGTGtatagttttcaattttcacattTACTGGTTATTGACATAACGTTAGGATAGACTGAGCAAACCTTTCTTTGACTTGGTTGTTATCAGTCTTGGTTCTCCCATTGCTTCTCTTTGATCATCCTCCATCTCCCTTGCCTGCTCTTTGGAGATGATAGCTTGTGGTTTTCCAGGAGCTGTTGTTATATACAGGACATAAGATCAATATACCATTGTGACTACATATCCATAGTATATAGTTTGAATTGTGTTAGAATTCTCACGGCTAAGGTACATGAGGGCAAACGTGAAAAGGAtgttgaaaagaaatataaaacCCAAGAGAGCTGCTGCACCAATCCAATACCAATTTCTTTCAGGAAAGACGTCAAAGTTCTTTAATACTTCCAGTCCCAATTTTGTTGCATTGTCGGAAGCCTGTAAATAGATAAATATCTTTATTTATCTTGAACATTGGTAAATTACCTGTAACATTTAATCTGTAGTATGATCCATTCAActgtgtgtgtgtatgttttttttttggctaccTGCCTTCATCAAATATTGAAACTAAAGTAAGAGTAATAGTTTGAGCAGGCATACCCATTTGTTCATCCACCTTGGAGCAAACATCTCATTTACAGTCATGGCATTGAAACTGTACGTTAGAGGTGAAATCCAGTATCCCCACCCCCACCAATCTGGAATTTTATCTGTCAGAAAGCAAACAATTATATAAACAATAAATTTGTGTTATAATGAAGTTTAATTGATAGACAATAACATGTATCATATCTTATAACATGATTTTTGTACTTAGGAATACTTGTGCAGTTGCTTCTTGTGGCAATGCTGATGCAACTGTGGATGTATCAACTTTTAGCATCTTCTTTGAAAGGAATATGAAGTTCATATGATCATTTCTACAACTACATAGAGTAGTAAAATGAAGTACATGTGTTAGCCTCATTACTATTTAGTCTTCATAACTTGTTCAGAGATGCTTGATGTTCTTAAGCTATAATCTTTTGccatttcatttttcctcttatGTTTATTGATTCTATGCTTATTTTGTCAGGCATCCTTTTATACTAACCTTTAGGAAGAATGAAACCACCCAAGAGAAAAACAAGGAGAAGAGCTAGAGTTCCTCCAGTGTTTGCAATTATCATTGTTCTGCAGGCTGCTGCAATTAGCCGAAATAACCCAGCAGCCATCTGCTGAGTCAGAAATATTAATAGTAGCTGTTTGAAGAACCTGGAAATGGAAGGAAGCACCAAACAGTTAAGTTTATTGCACGTGCTTAGGTGAGAAACCCACATGCTTTTGATTGATAAGCCTTCTGCATAGAAATTGCATAATTTACCTGCTAGCTTCAGGGGCAAATCCAATAGTGTAGTATGTAACAACCATCCACACAATAGACTCAAACACAGATATCGGTATCCTTAGCAGGAATGTGGGCAGTGTAAAAGCCCAAGGTGGGTGAAAGAGAAGATCTCTTTGCTTGTAAAACACAGGAAGTCTTTGTATGGTAAGTGAGAGATCAGAAAAACCATTGAACATGTTGATGATCAAGCCAAACAACAATGCACCAACATAATGTGCCCCGTCATCTTCGTTTCTGGTGTGCATTTTAGTCCTTAAAAACACTGTTGATGCAATAAGTGCTACAATTATGATTTGGACGGTCTTGAAAATGTAGACAAAAGAGTTTCTCTTAATTAGCAGCCACTCCTtgtcaaaatttgctttcagaAGCTCTCTCATTGGGACTGAGTACTTTTTGAACACAAGAGCTGCTCTGTGACTCCGTGCCTTGTCATAAGGGACTGAGAGCTCATTCTCTAACCGCAGACCCACATGGAAACGTTTGAACATTTTTGCAAATTCAGCGACTGATATGTATCTATATGGCTTGTTTCGGTCAGCCCAGTACTGCTCCTGGTCCTTTTTTGATGTAACCTTTTATCAACAAGGCAAAAGATTAAGATTAAGTCTGACCTGGTTTTGTGTAATGTTGCTAAATTTTGCTTGTTTGTTGACTGATTTTCATTATCTAagagtgcatttgataaaactgaaaccTGAAAACTAAAATATGAAATCTGAAGTCTAAATCGATTAAGCTACTTACTTGCTAAGTACCAAGGGTGTGTTTTATGAAACTGAAGTCTAAAAACTGAAATCTGTAAGtttgaatctattaagttaCTGAATTgaagtactaaatttgatacatttgagtgtatatagcattaagtgataagtgaacaATAATTGTTATCGATGGCATCATTTGTAATTACCTCTTGCAGGAAATCAGCAGTTCCTTTTCTCTCTGGACATCTGAACCCGCAGCTCTCGAAGAATTCTAGGACATGCACTCTTGGACCCTGATATACAATTTGGCCTTCTGACAAGAGAATGATATCATCAAATAGGTCATAAGTCTCTGGAGCAGGTTGTAGGAGGGACATTAGAACGGTAGCCTCCGTCAAGTGGACAATCTGTTGTAAGCACTTCACAATTTGAAAGGTTGTGGAGCTGTCTAGACCTGTTGATATCTCATCCATAAACAGTGTCTTGGTTGGCCCGACGATCATCTCTCCTGATTAAGGAAGGGAAGAACAGAGAACAGTTAAGACACTATTTTTACAGCTGAGGGAAATGTCAATAACCTTCTAATGAAGCCAGTTATCGTAGCTGCAACGTTCGAAGAATGAAAAAGGAAGATTAACGAGGCTTTCTAGCACTGCACCACATCTGTTATGGTCAAATAGAAATTGATATTACTCATTAGTTTAACCTTGCATTCACGAGGAACTATTTTCCAAAATGTCTTCATCCTTTTTCTGCAAAATTGGCAGGTGGCCACGCCTTTGGGGGCCTGTGATAATCCCCTTGGAAGTCATGGACGCTTCCATGCTTCCTTTTGTTCCTGAGTCCATGCCCTTTAAGTTTAAACCACTTGGacaaaattcatattttctgCCATTTTTATCCAGCTCTATGTATTGATTCTCGTCACTTGCTCGCATATGATAAAGCCAAGCCAAAAATATATTGATTCATTTGGTTCTTTCTTCAGTTTTGCCTTGTATTTTCGGTTTCTTAATCCAACTGACAGACCTAACGGCTGGCTTGACTCTTGGGATTATAAAAAACAATCTAGTGAAGGACGCAAGCAGTTAAGCTCAAGTCATTTTTTAAGATTCATGGGGTACTTTACTCACTTGCATGCCTGCCTATTGTGGTCGGTTAGAATGCTCTTGTAGTAGGTTGGATTaaacatttactttattttcCTTCAGGGTTTttccttccccccccccccccccccccccccctcttctTTTAATTCCCTGCTTAAAGTGGGGAGACCTGATGGTTGCTTTGGTAAATCATGCTATTAAAGAGGTTAGGAAGGAATGCCTATTTTCGCTATCTTCTGGATATGACGTGATAACAAGTATTTCAAGTACGGCCAGTCGGTCGTCCCCCATGTGACCATTGGATTTGTTAGTTCAACTTTTGCATTTGATCGACTTGTTCATTTTGCCAACTCGGAACCCAAAAGAAGAGACACTGCTGTCAATCCTTAGACATTGGATGAAGGCGTTGGATGACTTGCTATTTTGTTGCGCTTTCACCAATATTACTCAACGCTGAGAAAAACCTACACCATTTTacctcagaaaaaaaaaaggaggattAACCTGTTGTGACACGCTTCTTTTGGCCTCCTGAGATTCCTCGCAGCATTTCATCCCCAACAATGGTATCTCTGCAAACGTCGAGTCCCAATATCtgcattttcaaaatttgcaagCACAACATATTAACTAATTTGCCAATTCAATATGATGCAAATGGAACTCCTTTACTCGCTTGGCGTTCTAATGGAACTCTTTCTTTAGGTTGCTTAACTATCTTTGTTCTATTGAATCAGATAAAAGTTGTCGACTGGTATGTGTTTTTTTGTTTAACGAGATCAGGATCTCTCCAGACCAAAAGCAACCAATTGGATGGGATGAGTGGGGTAGGTAGGCAGAGATACTTGACCCAGAGTAGGAAGTTGCAGAAAGTGGAAAGAGGGACGTGAGAAGCTCAGGGCGTGTTTGGTTTGGTGGTGACTTGGTCATGAGCCACCTACTCAGTGAAGAAAGTCAACATAATCGCTGTGGTGCCGGCTCACCAGTCGCACCTTGGTTTTTGTGACTTCTTTCGGGGAATGAATAACTAAAAGTAGTTCAGTGTTCTTTATTAGGAAACCTTACAGTTGGAATTGAAGTATTTGTAGTTTGATCATCATCATACCCTGAGAGTGTAGTCGGTAATGAGACTGCTTTCAACACCTTCCATTGCTGTTGCCTAAATACAtttacacacacacaaaaaaaaaaaaaaaaaaattaatatgcgGTTTTGTTGTGTTGTTGAAACATTTCATAATTTGAAGTGTTAGGCTTCACCTTCATAAAAAGATCAACTTCAGCCTCAGGAAAAATTCCAGCATCCCTTTCCCTCCTTGCAAGCTCCGTCAAAAGTTCTAGAGGATTGATGCATTTATGGTCAAGAACAGGTCCAAATATATTGGCTAAATTTTACCGCTAGAACGTAACGAAGTGCAAATAATTCTTAGTACCATAACGCGAGCCGACCCCTTGGCATCTTGCAGAGAAGTCTAGTGTTTCTTTAACTGTCATTTCTCCGACATGAACGTCGGTTTGGCTAATGTATGCCGACGTCTTTTGTGGCACGAATTCATTTAGCCCGTGCCCGTTGTAAGAAATACCTCCTTTGACCTGTTCCACAGTATATGATTTCGTTTATTTGTGTTATTTTAGGAACATGATCAATTTGTTACTAACTTGCAGTTTTGACTACCTTCAAGCTAGGGTCTAGTTTTCCAGCCAGCGCCAATAAGAGGGTTGTTTTTCCAGAAGATGGAGGTCCTAACAGAAGAGTCATCCTGTGAGAAAGAGGAAGGCAATTAATGACAATGATTAGcagagtgttttttttttttggtcaaatcacAATTTTTGCCCTCTTAAGCTAATTGGAATATTTGGTGGTGGAAAAAACAGCTGTGGATGTTTGTTCACGCGTAGTGCTTGAGCATGCATGATAAAACAATTGCAAATTTAAGTCACCTAACCCGAGTCACTCATAATGTTGCATTAAAAAAGGGTGGTCATTTTTTTGGTCTTTCAATATTAAACTTGTAATAAAAAGTATATGTTAAACTCGACCAATCGATTTACCTTGATGGTTTTATGATACCAGAAGCTTCTTTGAGTATGGTAATTTTTGCTCTTTCAGCCAATCGGATGCCGAGACAGCTCAATGACGATTCAGCAACGTTCCTTATGGCATTTGGCAGCGTAGGAAGCGCTCTATCCCCGATATAGCACTCGGCTTCCATGGTTAAATGTTCGAACCTAACCTCCACCGTTGGAAGAGAAATCCCCACTctgcatatacatatatatttacaCGAAAATAAGATTAGAGCATTCAATTAGTAATACTTCATAAAATATTACAAGACTGTTAATGAATTATTGGCGTTGATCAtcataattaattcataattgCACTGTTTCTTTTCCGTATTGGTGTTGATCATCATATCGGTGACCTACTTAATGGTTGACTATACGGTTGGTTTGGCTCACTAGCTAGTATAACCTATAATTAGGAGTCAGTAAATCATCGACATAAGTTAATGTCCAGGAAGAATAAATTATACTATATAGGACTAGCGTGTAATTACTTAGCTCTTCAGCATTTATTCTTTTGGTTGTTTACTTGTTCTTAGTGTAAGAAAATACTAATGACATATTAGTACAATAGAAAGTTGTTTGCTGTAAGCATCAAACTGCAGTTGAACAAGAGATGGCCAAATACACGGAGTGGAACCAACTGCTGCTTTTCTACTCGATGATCTTCAGGAGTTGCTATTAATTTGACGTTGGAACATGTTCATCAAGACAAACAATTTACCTAATCTGCAAGtttgtctttttatttttatcaaattaaAGTGACTAGACAGTAGAGACGACAAGAGCAACTATTGCAACTTGATAAACCTTGTGTCAAACaggctaattaactaacttcatttttttcattccttcaaaccaaaaaaaaaaaactattttgttaagaaaactCCCAATGCGCTAATCAAATACTATGTGAAAAGCAAAATCAAGGTAAATGTTTTTGGTGGCTAGCAAATgatgaaggaaaaataaaaaaatttcgcGTAAGAAAGATTAGGTGCAAGAATGTTTAACCGGCAATTTAAAATCTACAAACTTCTTACTTTGGACACTTGCGAAGTAAGTTTTGACTAGCTAGAAGAACAGAAGAAATTACTATCGTTTCTTGCGAGTGCAAAAGTCAGTAGATGGATAAAGGTTCACATTTTCATTTGTCATGCGTTCACGTATACTCTTGTGACAAttaaaaggtaaaaaaaaaaaaaaaaaaggtgaggaACTAGAACAACTTACTTATCAATTCTGTTTCTAAGCTTTTTCAAGAACTTCTCATTATCTTCCTCTGCAACCTTAAAGAGCCTGTCGATGAATTCTTGACGTTCATCCAGGCCAAGCTTTCGGACATCAACTTCTTTGTGCACTATTTTGTTGCCGTGACTATCATTTTCAATAAAAGATTTGATGACAGTCTTCCTCAGTCGATCATATGTGGGTAGCTTTTCTAGAGCAGCCCATCTGAGGGCTTCCTCATCGTCCTCAGCTCGGCCACTTTTCTGGCTTCCAAAAACATCCTCCACGCCCCAACCTCTCCTGCTCGGCGCCCCAGTTAAGCTCCTGTTTCGGCTTGCATTGCGGCTTGCCTGCCTTATTACGGCCGCAGCAGCTCGCGATTTCTCTATCTCCATTTTCCCCCTCTTTATGGATTTATAAAACTAGTTAGATGagaaatttggaaaacaaaaatgattaAACTCTGGCAATGGAGGCTGAACTAGTATGGATTCTTTTGAAATGTATCCCAACAGGGCAGAGGAAATGGTTGGTGGAGGGTTGAAGTTGTCTAAGCGTACAAATAGAGGTCAAGTTTAAGCTGATACTCGATCACCAACCAGTTCTTGAAAAATGtcactctcttttctcttggtgAAGAGAAGCTAGTGGAGGTTGTCCAAAGAACTGGTTTGGTCTGAGTTCATTTGTGGAGAGAGTTTATGGCTATTTATACAACAATAAGGTGGGGCATTGAAGAGTGGAAATTTCATGCATTGGATTAAAATGATGTATTAAATTTATGTGTGATTTTTCCAGAGGGCCATCCAATTAGATCAATACCGATAGCACAGTACTGATAAACTTGTGTGTGCTTAGTAAAGGAACAAAATTGACTTCAGAGATGATCAGCCGAACCCACTCGAGCTTCATGACGTGGACTTTTTGGGGTTGTTGAGCCAAGAGATTAACGTATTTAAATTCAAGGATGCTGgtaaaaaaaagggagaattgtaattttggtccccaatctATAGTGTATGCACGGAATTATCCCCAATCTATTTCGAAAATCAATTTTGGTCCCCAATCAATTTTGCACTAAAGTGGACAATTAATGGAATCTTTTCAATTTCAATCGGAACTAAGTCATGTGAGATCACGTGCCGGCACCTAAAatcctttttcaattttttaatttctaaaacaCATTTTTTCTAGTGGCTTGGCTTTTTGCATGGACACTCCTGTCCCTTTAACTAGATCAATCTCTTCCTTGCcaattcttttccaatcaaaactctGAATTAGAGATCTCAAGGCAAACCCACCACCCACTGTGCTAGGCCAGAACCAGGGCAAGATCTCCTTCCCATCCCAAATGGAATCAGCTTTGATGGCTGAACCTGCAAGTCTTCGAATCTCTCTGGCTTGAAGCTTGTTGGATCATCCCAAACATTTGGGTCCCTGTGAATTACCCATGCATTAACTAGCAAAATTGTGCCTCGCGATATATTGTATTCCCCAATTTTATAGTCATTGGACGACTCATGTGGCACTAGCATTGGTGCTGCTGGGTACAACCGAAGTGTTTCTGAAATAATGTTATGAAGATAAAGAAAGATTGGATAGATCATGTTCGTCGACCAATCGATCAGTCCCTACTTGAGCATCCAATTCAGCTCGAGCTTTCTCTAGCACCTCGGGATGGTTGAGCAAAAAAGACAAGACCCATTCTATAGTTACCGATGAAGTGTCTGTTCCAGCCGTAAGCATAACCTACCAATAATATACTAGTGGTTCAATTGAATGCTCATTCCAATTCAATGGTGAAGAATGGCTAATAGGGAAAGAATATACTTTCCAATATAATCCTTTTGATTTCCAGTTACTATCATCCGCTCTTCTCTCTCGGCTGCTTGCTTGCTTACTTATGAAGTAGTACTGCTGCTCTTGTTGTTTGTACAGGAGAGTTGAACTGGGTTCGTCTCTGGCGTTGATTGTAGATTATCTCCATTACTAATGGAGGTAAGAGCGACACTTGGACTTGGAGGCGAAGCTGAGCTTCTTACTCGTGCTGTGGGTTTTGGGGATTTGAAGACAGCGGCCAACAAGAGGAGTAATTTGGATTGTGAGATTACCCCTTTCATGTCTTTGTTTAATACGACAAAAGGTAAGATAAAactgaaaatattaaaaaacgtgttttagaaattaaaaaattgaaaaaaaggtTTTAGGTGCCGGCACGTGATCTCACATGACTTAGTTCCGATTGTAATTAAAGAGATTCTGTCAATTGTCCACTTTAGCGCAAAATTGAATAGATTGGggatcaaaattaatttttaaaatagatTGGGGATAATTCCGCGCATACACTATAGATTGGGGATCAAAATTACAATtctccctaaaaaaaaaattttgtgctaCAATTCCATTTCGACCCAAATTAACACGCGGGTTGACAGGAGTCTTCGTCCCGTGTTCCTGGAAAATGTCTTGCTTTTATCTAACTACTAGTACTATATTATGGGCGATTGGACATATTCTAATTTATTGCATGCATGtttgaatgtaaattataaCTAATTAGACAATGATACTGTAGctccaacaaaaagaaaaaggttctaATCTAATCTAGGCGGGAGAAAGAAATGCTGTAGTCTTGTAATTATGTCATGTTTGAAGAGCACCATTTTTAATTCACAGGTTTCCTTGCAAGTTTTATTTGTAGAGTATTTCATAGTGGGCACGCACTTAATCAATACAATATTTTTCTTAGGGGCCAAAGTAACATATTCCTATGCCTATGGATAGATAAAAAAGTCCAAGAATTATTATTGTTAACTTGCAAGAGTATCAATTAAAGATATCGGCTCGCAATTAATTATTAATGAATGGGATGGGTTCAAATGAACGTGGATAGGTAGCATGACTTTTCTGATTGGATGGTGAAGACGGGTTAACTTTCTTTGATTCACTGCTTGCTCTAGATCCAACTTACTACGCAAACCTTCAAACACAAGAAAGTGTGCATCCAATCAATTATATAGCACCTCGTACGTGCAAAGACATCTGTACAATTTTAgagagaaaccaaaaaaaaatcaaagtattaaaCGCTGAATTAATTTAAAGGTCTAGCTAGTAGTACGTTCTTCCTTTTGTCACGCACAAATATTCTCATGAAGCATCTGTCACGTAAAACTTGGTCTAATGAATGAAGAAGGTTTTGAACGTGGTCAGTTGTTGATGCTGTGATCTTTTTCCACGGCGACTGAATCTCGAGACTTGTTCGCGATGGTGTTTTACTGCTAAGGTTGGTGTCGCAGAAGTAGGAGTGAAAGTTCAAATTGAAGGTTGTTGAGAAGGAAAGTCCAGGTAGTCGGCGGGGGCCGAACTCTATCTCTATGCTACCCTCCCCACAACCTTCCATCCTGTTGGTGGGCAACGTAGCTATATGTAtgttcttttctcatttgtgcAAATAGCCAACAAAAAAATATTGCCAatgaaacatatatatatatattttttcaattaatttctCCAGAAGAAGAGCACAGCACTACTTATGCGTTCTTTTTGACCGACGATCGTAGCGGCTGGGATCGGTTCCTCCTCCCAAATTAACCAACCAAGGATTTCTTTGGAGCAGTGTAGTTACTTAGGCCCCAGGATTGGTGCCAATAGCCAAAGAATATACTGTAGTACTTATTAACGACTTCTATTCAATGGGTTGGTGCCAACAAAATGTTGGGTTGTTGGGATTCTACTTCGTACGTACTCCCATGATCACAACCTTCTCCTATAATACATATTTTGCCTGTTCATAGcttaggcaaaaaaaaaaacaaaatcatttGGTAAATATGGCATGTAGATcaattgaatttggaagaacTTTTAATCACCAACAAAAACTTGCGTTACTTGTTTTTTTTATGTCGCAAATTGACTTTTTTGTATTGCATGCTCTGCGGTCATGAAAAAGttgatggaaaaagaaaaaaatttttgctgCACTTTTCTTCTCATTTGGTGTTGTTTTCATGGGGAACCACAGCCAAGTAATTGAAGGGTATCTTCCATTCATGCTTGGTCTTCAGTCACTCACGGAATAAACTTATTACATCTGTAAATTGATGATAGCGTCGTAACAATGGAAACATACAGCAATCCGTTTTTACGCTAATTATCACATGAATGTTAGTATTATTTATGGACAACTAAACAATTCAAGGAAGAAGTTGCTAACAGACCAATAGAGTCGACTGCTTGTACATTATCATATTGACAAAGAGTGCCAAACCTTTGATTTCAATGCCACCACAACCAGAAAACATAATGATCGACTTGGCCCCTTTGTGTCAAACTTTTGCAGAATCATTTCACACACACCACCTATATATGTACCAAGATCGTATCCTGCTGCCTAATTATGTACACTACATGATGTACATACATGAGCGAGAGCAAGCAGGGATTAAAGGATTTTCCGTGTTTAATTCTCTTCCATTGGTTTTACCGGTCCACGGGATATTATTATTCCATGTGGAATCTTGAAATAGTAAA
It includes:
- the LOC140004538 gene encoding ABC transporter G family member 29-like, which gives rise to MEIEKSRAAAAVIRQASRNASRNRSLTGAPSRRGWGVEDVFGSQKSGRAEDDEEALRWAALEKLPTYDRLRKTVIKSFIENDSHGNKIVHKEVDVRKLGLDERQEFIDRLFKVAEEDNEKFLKKLRNRIDKVGISLPTVEVRFEHLTMEAECYIGDRALPTLPNAIRNVAESSLSCLGIRLAERAKITILKEASGIIKPSRMTLLLGPPSSGKTTLLLALAGKLDPSLKVKGGISYNGHGLNEFVPQKTSAYISQTDVHVGEMTVKETLDFSARCQGVGSRYELLTELARRERDAGIFPEAEVDLFMKATAMEGVESSLITDYTLRILGLDVCRDTIVGDEMLRGISGGQKKRVTTGEMIVGPTKTLFMDEISTGLDSSTTFQIVKCLQQIVHLTEATVLMSLLQPAPETYDLFDDIILLSEGQIVYQGPRVHVLEFFESCGFRCPERKGTADFLQEVTSKKDQEQYWADRNKPYRYISVAEFAKMFKRFHVGLRLENELSVPYDKARSHRAALVFKKYSVPMRELLKANFDKEWLLIKRNSFVYIFKTVQIIIVALIASTVFLRTKMHTRNEDDGAHYVGALLFGLIINMFNGFSDLSLTIQRLPVFYKQRDLLFHPPWAFTLPTFLLRIPISVFESIVWMVVTYYTIGFAPEASRFFKQLLLIFLTQQMAAGLFRLIAAACRTMIIANTGGTLALLLVFLLGGFILPKDKIPDWWGWGYWISPLTYSFNAMTVNEMFAPRWMNKWASDNATKLGLEVLKNFDVFPERNWYWIGAAALLGFIFLFNILFTFALMYLSPPGKPQAIISKEQAREMEDDQREAMGEPRLITTKSKKGEMAVLPVHTQPSRNLSSRKEDTSLEAASGVAPKRGMVLPFTPLAMSFDNVNYFVDMPPEMRDQGITEDKLQLLRSVTGAFRPGVLTALMGVSGAGKTTLMDVLAGRKTGGYIEGDIRISGFPKKQETFARVAGYCEQTDIHSPQVTVRESLIYSAFLRLPEEVSKEQKMIFVNEVMDLVELDNLKDAIVGLPGISGLSTEQRKRLTIAVELVANPSIIFMDEPTSGLDARAAAIVMRTVRNTVDTGRTVVCTIHQPSIDIFEAFDELLLMKRGGQVIYAGPLGRHSQKIVEYFEAIPGVPKIKEKYNPATWMLEVSSVATEVRLGIDFAEKYKSSSLYQRNKDLVKELSMHPPGAKDLHFLTQYSQSTFGQFKSCLWKQWMTYWRSPDYNLVRYFYCLAAALMVGTIFWRVGTKRESSGDLMTIVGAMYGAVLFVGINNCLTVQPIVAVERTVFYREKAAGMYSALPYAMAQVFAEIPYILVQTSYYTLIVYAMVGFEWTAAKFFWFYFVNFFSFCYFTYYGMMTVAITPNHQVAAIFAAAFYALFNLFSGFFIPKPRIPKWWIWYYWICPVAWTVYGLIISQYGDVEDTISVPGMNFTPKIKDYIQDHFGYEPDFMGPVAAVLIGFTVFFAFMYAYCIKNLNFQMR